In a single window of the Thiohalorhabdus sp. Cl-TMA genome:
- a CDS encoding cytochrome ubiquinol oxidase subunit I, whose product MLDALMLSRIQFGFVVSFHILFPAFTIGLASWLAFLQANYLWKKEQVYQDLYFFWLKIFAVSFGMGVVSGIVMSFQFGTNWSQLTDAAGNILGPLLSYEVLTAFFLEATFLGVMLFGWNRVSPRMHFLSTCMVALGTLISAFWIISANSWMQSPAGYAIRDGVFYPVDWFSVIFNPSFPYRLIHMVLGAFLATAFVIGGVSAWYLRRNRHREESHRMLKLATAFVAIVTPLQILAGDLQGLFVVEHQPAKLAAMEGHWETERGAPFVLFGIPDAQAEENHYEVAIPKLGSLILKHDLNAEVTGLEAFKPKNRPPVAPVFWSFRVMLAIGVAMLILAAASLWAWRRGRLGSSRPLHRAWMAMIPSGFVAILTGWFTAEIGRQPYVIYGLLRTSEANSAVSAGSVATSLTAFALVYTVIFGAGIWYLLRIVRTGIQPQRPEPSPRAHPTRPLSATSDSFEEG is encoded by the coding sequence GATGCCTTGATGCTGTCCAGGATACAGTTCGGGTTCGTCGTTTCCTTCCATATCCTGTTCCCGGCCTTCACCATCGGCCTGGCCAGCTGGCTGGCCTTCCTCCAGGCCAACTACCTCTGGAAGAAGGAGCAGGTCTATCAGGACCTGTACTTCTTCTGGCTCAAGATTTTTGCCGTCAGCTTCGGCATGGGGGTGGTCTCCGGAATCGTCATGAGCTTCCAGTTTGGCACCAACTGGAGCCAGCTTACGGACGCGGCGGGGAATATCCTGGGGCCGCTTCTGAGCTACGAGGTGCTGACGGCCTTCTTCCTGGAGGCCACCTTCCTGGGCGTCATGCTGTTCGGCTGGAACCGGGTCTCGCCCCGCATGCACTTCCTCTCCACCTGTATGGTGGCCCTGGGAACCCTGATATCGGCCTTCTGGATCATCTCCGCCAACAGCTGGATGCAGTCTCCGGCCGGATACGCGATCCGGGACGGCGTCTTCTATCCTGTGGACTGGTTCAGTGTCATCTTCAACCCTTCCTTCCCCTACCGGCTCATTCACATGGTCCTCGGCGCCTTCCTGGCCACGGCCTTCGTCATCGGCGGCGTCTCCGCCTGGTACCTGCGCAGGAATCGGCATCGGGAGGAGTCGCACCGCATGCTCAAGCTGGCAACGGCGTTCGTCGCCATCGTGACGCCGCTGCAGATCCTGGCCGGCGACCTGCAGGGCCTGTTCGTGGTGGAGCACCAGCCGGCCAAGCTGGCGGCCATGGAAGGGCACTGGGAGACCGAGCGCGGCGCGCCGTTCGTCCTCTTCGGCATACCGGACGCCCAGGCCGAGGAGAACCACTACGAGGTGGCCATCCCCAAGCTCGGCAGCCTGATCCTCAAGCATGACCTGAACGCCGAGGTAACCGGGCTCGAGGCCTTCAAGCCGAAGAACCGGCCGCCGGTGGCCCCGGTGTTCTGGTCCTTCCGCGTCATGCTGGCCATCGGCGTGGCCATGCTGATCCTGGCGGCGGCGAGCCTCTGGGCCTGGCGGCGCGGCCGATTGGGCAGCTCCCGACCATTGCACCGGGCCTGGATGGCCATGATCCCCTCCGGGTTCGTGGCCATCCTCACGGGATGGTTCACCGCCGAGATCGGCCGGCAGCCTTACGTGATCTACGGCCTGCTGCGCACCTCCGAGGCCAATTCCGCGGTCTCCGCCGGAAGCGTGGCGACGTCGCTGACGGCATTCGCTCTGGTGTACACCGTGATCTTCGGGGCAGGCATCTGGTACCTGCTGCGCATCGTCCGCACCGGCATCCAGCCCCAGCGGCCGGAACCGAGCCCGCGCGCGCACCCCACCCGGCCCCTGTCCGCCACCTCAGACAGTTTCGAGGAGGGCTGA
- the cydB gene encoding cytochrome d ubiquinol oxidase subunit II has translation MIDALPYIWFGIIGFGVLMYVLLDGFVLGIGIIMPFVDDEEERDLMMSSAAPIWDGNETWLVLGGAGLLAAFPRAYSLVLSALYLPVLLMLIALIFRGVSFEFRFKARRSKSLWGMAFMVGSILTAFAQGIILGALVNGLPLQDGQYAGGTFGWFDPFVIMTGFALVFGYALLGATWVILKTEGETQQLCYMFARPLAMIMIAFMVMVSIWTPFLEPRLMERWFSLPNILWLWPMPVLVAVTSWLLWRSVLAGDELRPFLLSLAMFALAFIGLLIGLWPYIVPPNLTIEAAAAHPSSQGFTLVGLVILLPVILGYTAWSYRVFRGKITADMGYH, from the coding sequence ATGATCGACGCACTGCCCTATATCTGGTTCGGCATCATCGGCTTCGGGGTGCTCATGTACGTGCTGCTGGACGGCTTCGTGCTCGGCATCGGCATCATCATGCCCTTCGTCGACGACGAGGAAGAGCGCGACCTGATGATGAGCTCGGCGGCGCCCATCTGGGACGGCAACGAGACCTGGCTGGTGCTCGGGGGGGCCGGGCTGCTGGCGGCCTTTCCCCGCGCCTACTCCCTGGTGCTATCGGCGCTCTACCTGCCCGTTCTTCTGATGCTGATCGCCTTGATCTTCCGCGGCGTGTCCTTCGAGTTCCGGTTCAAGGCACGGCGCTCGAAGTCCTTATGGGGAATGGCCTTCATGGTGGGGTCGATCCTGACCGCCTTCGCACAGGGGATCATCCTCGGCGCCCTCGTCAACGGGCTGCCCTTGCAGGACGGCCAATACGCCGGCGGGACCTTCGGCTGGTTCGACCCCTTCGTGATCATGACCGGCTTCGCCCTGGTCTTCGGCTACGCCCTGCTGGGCGCCACCTGGGTCATCCTGAAGACCGAGGGGGAGACCCAGCAGCTCTGCTACATGTTCGCCCGGCCCCTGGCCATGATCATGATCGCCTTCATGGTCATGGTGAGCATCTGGACGCCGTTCCTGGAGCCCCGCCTCATGGAGCGCTGGTTCTCGCTGCCCAACATCCTCTGGCTCTGGCCCATGCCGGTACTGGTGGCGGTCACCTCCTGGCTTTTGTGGCGCTCGGTGCTGGCGGGCGACGAGCTGCGGCCCTTCCTCCTCTCCCTGGCCATGTTCGCGCTCGCATTCATCGGCCTGCTCATCGGCCTCTGGCCCTATATCGTGCCGCCAAACCTGACCATCGAAGCGGCGGCGGCCCATCCCTCCAGCCAGGGATTCACGCTGGTGGGCCTCGTGATCCTGCTGCCCGTCATCCTCGGCTACACGGCCTGGTCGTACCGGGTCTTCCGGGGCAAAATCACGGCGGACATGGGCTATCACTAG